A DNA window from Onthophagus taurus isolate NC chromosome 1, IU_Otau_3.0, whole genome shotgun sequence contains the following coding sequences:
- the LOC111416354 gene encoding E3 ubiquitin-protein ligase rfwd3.S — MASNANTEDENIISSEEQETETLPPNENTEIQPLCSQETVVISQQDEDSNSSNQSVSKKRRLDEDFQDDDGMTCSICLDNWTNSGDHSICSLKCGHLFGHQCIMRWLSEQKVCPTCKRKASGHDIRFIYARKLVAVDTTDLTLMKTQLQLAQEEKNKLQMELTKNICREHSLLQKIQNQKVVIDELKNKLAYHEQFTKRNNPTYNIYNRNQAYRDQIKLYRDKTIDLGKDCESRVVITNSGLDLAVVSSKSQTNFFTGYGIRKYNVTTYKPTAFIGLHTAKIRDMKFHNENPWILTAAMDKTSTIVDFNNNIKVLSISCDAPIWSCCWDQDISPIFYLGTNRGMVLKYDMRNPSQILDTLESPGDMSPVVSIQGVKRASNQTKQVGILSCKLRTLWFFTYDDSKYAAHPLPIEGPFSSMTYDTITGHMLVSARPSDKNKSLRHLYCTLTMKDDVIGCNALHTINGGYRQTVLSRSHLFNNYGQYAVAAYVEDTKTTDLWSLNSGKKMGGIAVSDYVYDICSVQSGNNTVLLALTGSKLEFFKFS, encoded by the coding sequence ACTGAAACACTTCCACCTAACGAAAATACAGAAATCCAACCTTTATGCAGTCAAGAAACCGTTGTAATTAGTCAACAAGATGAAGATTCTAACAGTAGCAACCAATCAGTTAGCAAAAAACGACGACTTGATGAAGATTTTCAAGACGATGATGGTATGACGTGTTCGATTTGTTTAGATAATTGGACTAACAGTGGAGATCACTCAATATGTAGCTTAAAATGCGGACATTTATTTGGTCATCAGTGCATAATGAGATGGTTGAGTGAACAAAAGGTTTGCCCCACTTGTAAGCGGAAGGCTAGCGGTCACGATATTAGGTTTATATACGCCAGGAAATTAGTTGCTGTCGACACAACAGACCTAACATTAATGAAAACTCAATTGCAATTGGCTCAGGAAGAAAAAAACAAGTTACAAAtggaattaacaaaaaatatctgCAGAGAACATagtttgttacaaaaaattcaGAATCAAAAAGTGGTTattgatgaattaaaaaataaattagccTATCACGAACAATTCACCAAAAGAAATAATCCAACGTATAATATTTACAATCGAAATCAAGCATATAGAGATCAAATAAAACTGTATAGAGATAAAACAATAGATTTAGGTAAAGATTGCGAATCACGCGTTGTTATCACAAATAGTGGATTAGATTTAGCTGTAGTTTCAAGTAAATCTCAAACAAACTTTTTTACCGGTTATGGCATTCGAAAATACAACGTTACAACTTATAAACCGACTGCATTTATCGGGTTACACACCGCAAAAATTCGTGATATGAAATTCCATAACGAAAACCCATGGATTTTAACCGCGGCAATGGATAAAACGTCTACGATCGttgattttaacaataatataaaGGTGTTATCAATTTCTTGTGATGCCCCTATTTGGTCGTGTTGTTGGGATCAAGACATTTCGCCAATCTTTTATTTGGGTACAAATCGAGGGATGGTTTTAAAATACGATATGCGTAATCCATCGCAAATTTTGGATACTCTAGAATCACCGGGTGATATGAGTCCGGTCGTTTCAATTCAAGGAGTTAAACGCGCATCGAATCAAACAAAACAAGTTGGGATTTTATCCTGCAAATTAAGAACATTATGGTTTTTTACTTACGATGATTCAAAGTACGCAGCGCATCCTTTACCGATTGAGGGACCCTTTTCTTCAATGACTTATGATACCATAACCGGACATATGTTAGTTTCAGCTCGACCgagtgataaaaataaaagtttaagaCATTTATATTGTACGTTAACTATGAAGGATGATGTAATTGGATGTAATGCTTTGCATACTATTAATGGGGGTTACCGACAAACCGTTTTATCAAGATctcatctttttaataattatgggCAGTATGCTGTCGCTGCGTATGTTGAAGATACTAAGACTACAGATTTGTGGAGCTTAAATTCGGGGAAGAAAATGGGTGGGATTGCGGTTTCTGATTATGTGTATGATATTTGTAGTGTCCAATCTGGAAATAATACCGTTTTATTGGCTTTAACAGGGTCAAAGTTGGAGTTTTTCAAATTTAGTTAG
- the LOC111416380 gene encoding structural maintenance of chromosomes protein 1A-like isoform X2, with amino-acid sequence MTGPRLKQIVVENFKSYRGNMTIGPLKPFNAVVGPNGSGKSNFMDAISFVMGEKTSSLRVKRLSDLIHGAAISKPVSRSCSVTAVFILNEEGKEIAFQRSVQGSASEYRLNGSLVSNHEYMVELEKLRINVKAKNFLVFQGAVESIAMKNPKEMTLLFEEISGSGALKEDYDKLKNQMQKAQEEINLALQKKKGINAERKEARLEKEEADKYARLKDELNDKLVEHQLFRLYHNEHEVKSLENDLKGKHREVEKIEKRKEKAEEVLKDKRKDQGRINRELAKFEQDIREVEVEISKKKPQFIKAKERVSHMQKKHDGAIKTLEQARKAHEAHMNDIKKLDDELAEVEKAKEEYEMTIAGESQSQGRDVHLEDEQVVEYHRLKEEAAKRSARYMQELDSVNREQKADQDRLDNVTRSRTETENKHRQKEHEKEEMEKRIEKLMEHIRTSEQALLDQKQLREDLQSDVGSSKDRVQEIQRQLDDVVEQLGDARIDKHEDSRRKKKQEIVERFKSSYPGVYDRMINMCQPTHKRYNVAVTKVLGKYMEAIVVDTEHTARQCIKYLKEQMLEPETFLPLNYLQLKPIKERLRHITEPKGVKLLYDILFFEPQAISKAVLFVTNNILVCETPEDASKVAYECGGRYDAVALDGTYYQKAGIISGGSLDLARKAKRWDEKHMSQLKAQKEKLTEELRDSMKKSRKESELNTVDSQIRGLETRLKYAKTDMESTNKQIKKVERELEILSNEITQYIPQMEEIEKSMQVREQEIEEVKLKMNNLEDVVFSAFCQEIGVKNIRQYEDRELRAQEERKQKRLEFQKQINRITSNLEFEKSRDTQNNVSRWERTVNDEEEKLESCKKQEAKQREEIDKDMRQVDHLKAQRLSKKQECDGMEEEVGKARREVGAIAKDVQAVQKQVLSLEAKIETKKSDRHTILMQCKMDDIVIPMLVGNMEDIVQPDPSSNPSADTSTSAVQYEREARIQIDYSQLSDHLKDLDEKDDIKKQADKLYKAIQSLQDTLTKIQAPNLRAMQKLEAAQGKLQSTNEEFESLRKQNRKAKTAFEKIKQQRYEKFTRCFDHVSNEIDNIYKSLAQNQSAQAFLNTENPEEPYLDGINYNCVAPGKRFQPMSNLSGGEKTVAALALLFAIHSYQPAPFFVLDEVDAALDNTNIGKVAKYITEKTGTLQTIVISLKEEFYSHADVLIGIAPAPAECLVSKVFTFDVTKYPY; translated from the exons ttGGTCTCAAATCATGAATATATGGTTGAATTGGAAAAGTTGCGAATTAACGTGAAAGCGAAGAACTTTTTGGTCTTCCAAGGAGCCGTGGAATCGATTGCAATGAAAAATCCCAAAGAAATGACGTTgctttttgaagaaataagtGGATCAGGAGCTTTAAAAGAAGATTAcgacaaattaaaaaatcaaatgcAAAAGGCACAAGAAGAAATCAATTTGGCTCTGCAGAAAAAGAAAGGAATCAATGCGGAACGTAAAGAGGCTCGCCTTGAAAAAGAGGAAGCTGATAAATACGCTCGATTAAAAGATGAACTTAATGATAAATTAGTTGAGCATCAATTATTCCGTCTTTATCATAACGAGCATGAAGTTAAAAGCCTCGAAAATGATCTAAAAGGAAAACACCGTGAAGttgaaaaaatcgaaaaaagaaaagaaaaagccGAGGAAGTACTCAAAGATAAACGCAAAGATCAAGGTAGAATTAATCGAGAATTAGCTAAATTCGAACAGGATATTCGAGAGGTTGAGGTGGAAATCTCAAAAAAGAAACCTCAATTTATTAAAGCAAAAGAACGCGTTTCTCACATGCAAAAGAAACACGATGGGGCCATAAAAACCTTAGAACAAGCGCGAAAAGCTCACGAAGCTCACATGAACGATATAAAAAAGCTCGACGATGAATTGGCAGAAGTGGAAAAGGCTAAAGAAGAATACGAAATGACGATTGCCGGCGAAAGTCAAAGCCAAGGGCGCGACGTTCACTTGGAAGATGAACAAGTTGTTGAATATCATCGATTGAAAGAGGAAGCCGCGAAAAGATCGGCTCGGTATATGCAAGAATTGGATTCTGTTAATCGAGAACAAAAAGCCGATCAAGATCGTTTGGACAACGTGACTAGATCGAGAACGGAAACGGAAAATAAACACCGACAAAAAGAGCATGAAAAAGAAGAGATGGAGAAGAGAATTGAGAAATTAATGGAACATATTCGAACAAGCGAGCAAGCTTTGTTGGATCAAAAGCAATTGCGTGAAGATTTACAATCCGACGTGGGGTCTTCTAAAGATCGTGTTCAAGAAATACAAAGACAATTAGATGATGTCGTCGAACAACTAGGGGATGCTAGGATTGATAAACACGAAGATTCAAGAAGGAAAAAGAAGCAAGAGATTGTTGAGAGATTCAAAAGTAGTTATCCCGGTGTG taTGATCGGATGATTAATATGTGTCAACCAACTCATAAACGCTACAATGTGGCTGTTACTAAAGTTTTGGGGAAATATATGGAGGCTATCGTTGTTGATACCGAACACACAGCTCGTCaatgtattaaatatttgaaagagCAGATGTTGGAACCAGAAACGTTCTTACCATTAAATTATTTGCAATTAAAACCAATAAAGGAACGATTAAGACATATCACTGAACCGAAGGGGGTGAAATTGCTGTATGATATTCTCTTTTTTGAACCTCAAGCTATTTCAAAAGCTGTTCTTTTCGttacaaataatattttggtTTGTGAAACTCCGGAGGATGCGAGCAAAGTTGCATATGAATGTGGAGGAAGATATGAT GCTGTTGCTTTAGATGGGACTTATTATCAAAAAGCGGGTATAATTTCTGGTGGGAGTTTAGATTTGGCTCGAAAAGCAAAACGATGGGATGAAAAGCATATGTCTCAACTAAAAGCACAAAAg GAAAAACTTACAGAAGAATTACGTGattcaatgaaaaaatcaagaaaagaaTCTGAATTGAACACCGTTGATTCTCAAATTCGTGGGTTGGAGACTCGTCTAAAATATGCCAAAACAGACATGGAGAGCACCAATaagcaaataaaaaaagtcgAAAGGGAATTGGAAATCCTTTCAAATGAAATCACTCAATACATT ccTCAAATGGAAGAAATCGAAAAATCGATGCAAGTTCGCGAACAAGAAATCGAAGAggttaaactaaaaatgaacAATCTCGAGGATGTCGTATTTTCCGCATTCTGCCAAGAAATCGGAGTAAAAAATATCCGTCAATACGAAGATCGCGAACTTCGCGCCCAAGAAGAGCGTAAACAAAAACGTCTCGAattccaaaaacaaattaatcgaATCACCAGTAACTTAGAATTTGAGAAAAGTCGCGATACACAAAACAATGTGAGTCGTTGGGAACGAACGGTTAACgacgaagaagaaaaattagaatCGTGCAAAAAACAGGAGGCGAAACAACGCGAAGAAATCGATAAAGATATGCGTCAAGTCGATCATTTAAAAGCACAAAGGTTATCAAAAAAACAAGAATGCGATGGGATGGAAGAAGAAGTGGGAAAAGCTCGTCGTGAAGTGGGTGCTATCGCGAAAGATGTTCAAGCGGTACAAAAACAAGTACTTTCTTTAGAAGCAAAAATTGAAACGAAAAAAAGTGATCGCCACACCATTTTGATGCAATGCAAAATGGACGATATTGTTATTCCTATGTTAGTTGGAAATATGGAGGATATCGTCCAACCCGATCCTAGCTCAAACCCTTCAGCTGATACAAGCACTTCAGCAGTTCAATACGAAAGAGAAGCAAGAATTCAAATCGATTATAGCCAACTTTCAGatcatttaaaagatttagacGAAAAAGATGACATTAAAAAGCAAGCggataaattatataaagcaATTCAAAGTTTACAAGACACCTTAACTAAAATTCAAGCCCCGAATTTAAGAGCGATGCAAAAATTGGAAGCCGCTCAAGGTAAATTACAATCAACCAACGAAGAATTTGAATCACTCCGAAAACAGAATCGCAAAGCTAAAACGgctttcgaaaaaattaaacaacaaagaTACGAAAAATTTACGAGATGTTTCGACCATGTTTCTAATGAAATcgataatatttataaaagtttGGCTCAAAATCAATCAGCACAAGCGTTTTTGAATACGGAAAATCCTGAAGAACCCTATTTAGATGggattaattataattgtgTTGCTCCAGGAAAACGATTTCAACCAATGTCGAATTTATCGGGTGGTGAAAAAACCGTAGCCGCTTTAGCTTTACTTTTTGCTATTCACAGTTATCAACCAGCGCCGTTTTTCGTTTTGGATGAAGTTGACGCTGCTTTGGATAATACTAACATTGGGAAAGTAGCAAAatatattacagaaaaaacgGGAACTTTACAAACGATCGTTATTTCATTAAAGGAGGAGTTTTATTCGCACGCTGATGTTTTAATTGGTATTGCACCAGCT ccTGCTGAGTGTTTGGTCAGCAAAGTATTTACATTTGATGTAACTAAATATCCATATTAA